A genomic region of Streptococcus suis contains the following coding sequences:
- a CDS encoding CBS domain-containing protein has product MSVKDFMTRKVVYISPDTTIAHAADIMREQDLHRLPVIENDKLVGLVTEGTIAEASPSKATSLSIYEMNYLLNKTKVKDVMIKNVITVSGYASLEDAAYLMYKNKVGILPVVDNGQLYGVITDRDIFAAFLHVSGYGEEGVRARFLVENKAGELEKIIRLVADKDYNIVSTVQLATKSGKVVIEVQIDGKVDVEEVRTLFEGAGIQVDSLVPTVAKNI; this is encoded by the coding sequence ATGTCTGTTAAAGATTTTATGACCCGTAAAGTTGTTTATATTTCACCAGATACAACCATTGCACACGCTGCAGATATTATGCGTGAACAGGATTTGCACCGTCTACCTGTTATTGAAAATGATAAGTTGGTTGGTTTGGTCACTGAGGGAACGATCGCAGAAGCTAGTCCATCGAAGGCAACTAGCCTATCTATTTACGAGATGAACTACCTTTTGAATAAGACTAAGGTCAAGGATGTGATGATTAAGAATGTTATCACGGTCTCAGGTTATGCTAGTCTGGAAGATGCTGCTTATCTCATGTATAAAAACAAAGTGGGGATTCTTCCAGTTGTTGACAACGGTCAACTATATGGGGTCATTACTGATCGTGATATTTTTGCAGCTTTTCTTCATGTCTCAGGTTATGGAGAAGAAGGAGTACGCGCTCGGTTCCTTGTTGAAAATAAGGCAGGGGAGTTAGAAAAAATTATTCGATTGGTGGCAGATAAGGATTATAATATTGTATCTACTGTGCAACTTGCTACCAAGTCTGGAAAAGTTGTCATCGAAGTGCAGATTGACGGAAAAGTTGATGTTGAAGAAGTTCGAACTCTTTTCGAGGGTGCAGGTATCCAAGTGGATAGCTTGGTTCCGACTGTTGCTAAAAACATTTAA
- a CDS encoding epoxyqueuosine reductase QueH, protein MIKVEEILSTLSPNQKVNYDKVFQKMASTWQEAGLRPKILMHVCCAPCSTYTLEYLTQYADVTIYFANSNIHPKAEYQRRAAVTAQFVKEFNQKTGQSVGYLEADYSPQEFFKKTQHLANEPEGGDRCKVCYDYRLDKTAEKAVELGFDYFGSALTISPHKNSQTINAVGIEVQKLYDTQYLPSDFKKNGGYQRSVQMCEEYDIYRQCYCGCVYGANAQGVNLVQVKKEALEFLKTHRDYSHIPFKVLDKN, encoded by the coding sequence ATGATTAAAGTTGAAGAGATTTTATCGACTCTATCACCGAATCAAAAGGTTAACTATGATAAAGTGTTTCAAAAAATGGCAAGCACGTGGCAGGAAGCGGGGCTTCGACCGAAAATTCTCATGCATGTCTGTTGTGCCCCATGCTCGACCTATACATTGGAGTACTTGACTCAATATGCAGATGTAACCATCTATTTTGCGAATTCCAATATTCATCCAAAGGCGGAGTACCAGCGGCGGGCAGCCGTGACGGCCCAGTTTGTCAAAGAATTTAATCAGAAAACTGGACAGTCGGTAGGCTATCTAGAAGCTGACTATAGCCCTCAGGAATTTTTCAAGAAAACTCAGCATCTTGCCAATGAGCCAGAGGGAGGAGATCGGTGTAAGGTTTGCTATGATTATCGGTTGGATAAGACTGCGGAGAAGGCAGTTGAGCTTGGTTTTGACTATTTTGGTTCGGCTTTGACAATCAGTCCACATAAGAATTCGCAGACCATCAATGCTGTTGGGATTGAGGTGCAGAAATTATACGATACCCAGTATCTTCCGAGTGACTTTAAGAAAAATGGAGGCTATCAGCGTTCAGTTCAAATGTGTGAAGAGTATGACATTTATCGCCAGTGCTATTGTGGCTGTGTCTATGGAGCCAATGCCCAAGGTGTCAATCTCGTACAGGTAAAAAAAGAAGCCTTGGAGTTTTTAAAAACGCACAGAGATTATTCCCACATTCCTTTCAAGGTGCTGGATAAGAATTGA